In Manis pentadactyla isolate mManPen7 chromosome 3, mManPen7.hap1, whole genome shotgun sequence, a single window of DNA contains:
- the DMRTA1 gene encoding doublesex- and mab-3-related transcription factor A1, with product MEQSPCGSRGRGSGRTHLVPGLVAAAPPPRSPALPVPLGVPVPPTFLRPPSLFLRAAAAAPTGSGGCLPAAGLERGPGAVGCGYPRTPKCARCRNHGVVSALKGHKRFCRWRDCACAKCTLIAERQRVMAAQVALRRQQAQEESEARGLQRLLYSGPSGPGSQTSGSRRAETPRALSGPVTVTALGLGALRQASDPATPAFEVFQPDYKEEKQEQKESKRNSCQSGQEEPVSKSHQLALGSSPKSNGVIGKQNFRLSISEKSNKDDSFQSPHPGEQSGGEESPRSLSSSDLESGNENEWAKDFIASRARLPTVSSRSRDPLDILTKIFPNYRRSRLEGILQFCKGDVVQAIEQVLNGKEHKPGTRDLASSGELENTAFQRGSNFSLAGIGFGTLGNKSAFSPLQTTSSSYGGDSNLYSLNPRLGINPLRLAYSSPGRGLSGFMAPYLTPGLVPGLPFRPALDYSFSGMIRDSCYLPSKDSVAGGRQYSRSNQDNL from the exons ATGGAGCAGTCGCCGTGTGGCAGCAGAGGCCGAGGCAGCGGCCGAACCCACCTGGTCCCGGGGCTGGTGGCCGCGGCCCCTCCGCCCCGGTCTCCGGCGCTGCCAGTGCCCCTGGGGGTACCAGTTCCTCCAACTTTCCTGCGGCCACCCAGCCTCTTTCTGCGggcagccgccgccgcccccaCGGGAAGCGGAGGCTGCCTGCCGGCCGCCGGACTGGAGAGGGGGCCGGGCGCGGTGGGCTGCGGCTACCCGCGGACCCCCAAGTGCGCCCGTTGCCGCAACCACGGCGTCGTGTCGGCACTCAAGGGCCACAAGCGTTTCTGCCGCTGGCGGGACTGCGCGTGTGCCAAGTGCACCCTGATCGCCGAGCGCCAGCGCGTCATGGCCGCCCAGGTGGCGCTGCGCAGGCAGCAGGCCCAGGAAGAGAGCGAGGCCCGCGGGTTGCAGAGGCTTCTGTATTCTGGACCCTCGGGGCCCGGGAGTCAGACGTCCGGGAGCCGCAGAGCGGAGACTCCCCGGGCCTTGAGCGGCCCTGTGACGGTGACTGCGCTGGGACTGGGGGCCTTGAGGCAGGCTAGCGATCCGGCGACCCCTGCTTTCGAGGTTTTCCAGCCAGACTATAAGGAGGAAAAACAAG AACAAAAAGAGAGTAAGCGTAACTCATGCCAGAGTGGACAAGAAGAACCGGTCTCCAAATCCCATCAACTTGCCCTGGGATCATCTCCTAAGTCTAATGGTGTCATTGGAAAACAAAACTTCAGGTTATCTATTTCAGAAAAGTCAAACAAGGATGATAGCTTTCAGTCTCCTCACCCTGGAGAACAGTCAGGAGGCGAAGAGAGTCCCAGGTCCCTATCATCCTCTGATTTGGAATCAGGAAATGAAAATGAGTGGGCCAAAGACTTTATTGCTTCCAGAGCCAGACTTCCCACAGTGTCCTCAAGATCAAGGGACCCTCTGGATATCCTTACCAAGATATTCCCAAATTACAGGCGCAGCCGTCTAGAAGGCATTCTACAGTTCTGCAAAGGCGATGTGGTTCAAGCCATTGAACAGGTCCTAAATGGAAAAGAACACAAACCAGGCACCAGGGACCTAGCAAGCTCAGGAGAATTGGAAAATACAGCTTTTCAGAGAggttcaaattttagtttagCTGGAATTGGTTTTGGAACTCTAGGGAATAAATCAGCTTTTTCTCCTCTTCAAACTACTTCTTCTTCTTATGGAGGTGACTCAAATCTCTACAGCTTAAATCCTAGACTAGGTATCAATCCATTACGGCTGGCATATTCCTCTCCAGGAAGAGGACTGTCTGGTTTCATGGCACCCTATCTAACTCCTGGATTGGTCCCAGGATTGCCTTTTCGGCCTGCCTTGGATTATTCCTTTTCAGGGATGATTAGAGATTCTTGCTACCTTCCCAGCAAAGATTCAGTAGCTGGTGGCAGACAGTATTCCAGGTCAAATCAAGACAATCTGTAA